The following proteins are co-located in the Nonlabens ponticola genome:
- a CDS encoding TrmH family RNA methyltransferase, which yields MKFISSPHNATIRLAEQLQRKSKARKKEGLFLVEGKREIQLALDGGFELTQLLICGEVFLESSEFTRDQIEKHINIKESTEVIAVSSEVYEKLAYRSGTEGCIAFAKAKSQQLSSLQLDTNPLILIAESPEKPGNLGALLRTADAAKVDAVIITNSITDLYNPNVIRSSVGCVFTVPVITSSTTETILFLKEQNINLYAATLQASERYDLINYTSSTAIAVGTEATGLSQEMRDAAVQNVIIPMRGAIDSMNVSVSAAILLFEAARQRGF from the coding sequence TTGAAATTCATCTCGAGCCCACATAATGCCACCATACGTCTTGCGGAACAGCTGCAGCGCAAGAGTAAAGCTCGCAAAAAAGAGGGCTTGTTTCTCGTTGAAGGAAAAAGGGAAATACAATTAGCGCTAGATGGTGGCTTTGAGTTGACGCAGTTACTAATTTGTGGTGAGGTATTCCTAGAAAGTAGTGAATTTACCAGAGATCAAATTGAAAAGCACATCAATATTAAGGAATCTACCGAGGTTATCGCGGTGAGCAGTGAGGTCTATGAGAAGCTCGCCTATCGCAGCGGTACTGAAGGTTGTATTGCTTTCGCGAAAGCAAAATCCCAACAATTATCCTCATTACAATTAGATACCAATCCACTCATACTTATTGCAGAATCGCCAGAGAAACCAGGCAACTTAGGAGCGCTATTGCGTACTGCAGACGCTGCAAAAGTAGATGCCGTGATCATTACAAATTCCATTACAGATCTTTATAATCCTAATGTCATCAGGTCAAGTGTAGGTTGTGTATTCACCGTTCCTGTAATCACATCATCGACCACAGAAACCATCTTGTTTTTGAAGGAGCAAAACATCAATTTATATGCTGCCACGTTGCAGGCTAGTGAACGCTATGATTTGATCAATTATACCAGCAGCACTGCCATTGCGGTAGGAACAGAAGCTACAGGACTATCACAAGAGATGCGAGATGCTGCGGTGCAAAATGTGATCATACCTATGCGCGGTGCCATTGATAGCATGAACGTATCAGTAAGTGCGGCAATTTTGTTATTTGAAGCAGCACGCCAGCGAGGTTTCTGA
- a CDS encoding DUF3817 domain-containing protein translates to MQVVKIFKYLSIAEGYSFLLLLFVTMPLKYLGGIGLPNTVVGMAHGFLFLAYVALAIVVSQLLKWNFKTTIIVVLMSVVPFGTFWVKERYLNDVQTA, encoded by the coding sequence ATGCAAGTAGTTAAGATTTTTAAATATTTATCCATTGCAGAAGGTTACTCCTTTTTGCTATTGCTATTCGTCACCATGCCCTTAAAATATTTAGGCGGCATAGGTTTGCCTAATACTGTGGTAGGTATGGCTCATGGATTTTTGTTCTTGGCTTATGTAGCACTGGCGATTGTAGTAAGTCAATTGCTCAAGTGGAATTTCAAGACTACCATCATCGTCGTATTGATGAGCGTAGTGCCTTTTGGAACCTTTTGGGTTAAGGAAAGGTATCTTAACGATGTTCAAACGGCTTAA
- a CDS encoding mechanosensitive ion channel family protein, with protein sequence MQDQASTTTEFTEEITTSAQTFYESFVEFLPRLGFGIAIIVIGVLIAGLIGSFVRKRVRSTTNDPLMSRFLGKAIRFSIIIVFIMLSLRAAGLGDVSAGILAAAGASAVVLGFAFKDVGQNFIAGIILSFNRPFNVNDTVEIGDNFGKVKTLEFRYTKLKTFDGKDVYIPNSDVITQPVTNFTEDGFYRWDFLVGVDYEDDINLAKECIMRALKNDSKVISDDEHVNFVAEDELATSTVNLKVYFWVDTKDFGRIATETRGRVIGHVKMELMKEGFYLPADIQEIKLYGRESDIPLSMKDLKKDASS encoded by the coding sequence ATGCAGGATCAAGCTAGCACAACTACTGAATTTACTGAAGAAATTACCACGAGCGCGCAAACATTTTATGAGAGTTTTGTCGAGTTCCTACCGCGGTTGGGTTTTGGTATCGCTATCATAGTTATAGGTGTTCTCATCGCTGGCCTTATAGGTTCATTTGTTCGTAAACGCGTACGCAGTACAACCAACGATCCATTAATGAGTAGGTTTTTGGGTAAGGCCATACGTTTCTCTATCATTATTGTCTTTATCATGCTCTCATTGCGTGCTGCAGGATTGGGTGACGTTAGTGCAGGAATACTGGCCGCAGCTGGTGCGAGTGCCGTGGTATTGGGTTTTGCTTTTAAAGACGTTGGGCAAAATTTTATCGCAGGTATCATTTTAAGTTTCAATAGACCCTTCAATGTGAACGACACCGTTGAGATAGGCGATAACTTTGGTAAGGTAAAAACCTTGGAATTTAGATATACTAAACTCAAGACATTTGATGGCAAGGATGTTTATATACCTAATAGTGATGTGATTACACAGCCAGTGACCAATTTTACCGAGGATGGTTTCTATCGTTGGGACTTCCTAGTAGGTGTTGATTATGAAGACGATATAAATCTAGCCAAGGAATGCATTATGCGCGCCTTAAAAAACGATAGTAAGGTCATAAGTGATGATGAACATGTCAATTTTGTAGCTGAAGATGAACTTGCCACTAGTACTGTAAACCTCAAGGTCTATTTTTGGGTAGATACCAAGGATTTTGGCCGCATCGCGACTGAGACTCGTGGACGCGTGATAGGACACGTCAAGATGGAGCTTATGAAGGAAGGCTTCTATCTACCTGCAGATATTCAGGAAATCAAGCTCTATGGTCGTGAATCTGACATACCTTTGTCTATGAAAGACCTGAAGAAAGATGCAAGTAGTTAA
- a CDS encoding protoporphyrinogen/coproporphyrinogen oxidase → MQNNLSTITIIGAGVSGLAAAMTLHKAGYSSTILEAGSQVGGRVQTDYDNSMILDHGFQVLLDAYPASMEFLDYDKLQLINFKPGAVLFNNGKKEKVGDPTRDASFLIYTAIASIGSVQDKWLMFQLSRKLKKKSLQNIFASPELTTQQYLEDYGFSQKIIDKFFRPFYAGIFLEDKLSTSSRMFEFVFKMFAIGNATLPAKGIQAIPEQMASALPDSSIKLSTTVERVVGSQITLAGGEQLESDYTIIASQADQLVPNLPISNLPWHQVSVLYFETTYEGLGNPMIGLIADEDALCNNFHFLQDVFPNHNSVLSVSVVKKHDLSDTELERKAREEMKRHAQIDCGKLIKCQHIKKALPKLGSINYSMEPTETQLTEHVYLAGDHLSNGSLNAAMLNGKAAAQAIIEKIENRVVVG, encoded by the coding sequence ATGCAAAACAATTTATCTACAATTACAATCATAGGTGCTGGCGTGAGCGGCCTGGCAGCTGCGATGACGCTGCATAAAGCTGGTTATAGCTCGACAATATTAGAAGCCGGTAGTCAGGTAGGCGGCCGCGTGCAAACCGATTATGATAATTCCATGATACTGGATCACGGTTTTCAGGTATTGCTGGATGCTTATCCAGCATCTATGGAGTTTTTAGATTATGATAAACTACAACTCATCAATTTTAAGCCTGGTGCGGTCCTATTTAATAACGGTAAGAAAGAAAAGGTTGGCGACCCGACTAGAGATGCGAGTTTTCTAATTTATACTGCTATTGCTAGTATAGGAAGTGTGCAGGATAAATGGTTGATGTTTCAGCTTTCGCGAAAGCTGAAAAAGAAATCTCTTCAAAACATATTTGCATCACCCGAACTAACCACACAGCAGTATCTAGAGGATTATGGGTTCTCTCAAAAGATTATTGACAAGTTCTTTAGACCTTTCTATGCTGGAATTTTTCTCGAGGACAAACTATCTACAAGCAGCCGCATGTTTGAGTTTGTTTTCAAGATGTTTGCGATAGGAAATGCCACGTTACCAGCAAAAGGAATACAGGCTATTCCTGAACAGATGGCTAGCGCACTGCCAGACAGTTCTATAAAATTGAGTACCACTGTAGAACGTGTTGTGGGCAGTCAAATAACGCTCGCTGGTGGTGAGCAATTGGAGTCAGATTACACCATTATTGCCTCACAGGCAGATCAACTTGTACCTAATTTACCCATATCAAATCTGCCATGGCATCAGGTAAGTGTACTGTATTTTGAGACCACATATGAAGGTTTGGGCAATCCAATGATAGGTCTAATTGCAGATGAAGATGCACTATGTAATAATTTTCATTTTTTGCAAGATGTATTCCCAAATCATAACAGTGTGCTGAGTGTTAGCGTGGTGAAAAAACATGATTTAAGCGATACTGAGCTAGAAAGGAAGGCAAGAGAAGAAATGAAGCGGCATGCACAAATTGACTGCGGCAAGTTGATTAAATGCCAGCATATAAAAAAGGCGTTACCCAAATTGGGAAGCATTAATTACAGCATGGAACCTACAGAGACGCAACTAACTGAACATGTTTATCTTGCAGGCGACCATTTAAGTAATGGTTCACTCAACGCTGCAATGCTTAATGGTAAAGCCGCAGCGCAAGCCATCATTGAGAAAATTGAAAATAGAGTAGTGGTTGGCTAG
- a CDS encoding GAF domain-containing sensor histidine kinase: MIPAPILADDKRRLQALDKYDLIDTMPEQAYDDITAVTASICQAPIALINLVHKDKTFFKSQYGVDLGSAPRDISFCAHTIVQEDDVMIVTDAREDERFRDNPFVTSGTAIFYAGVPLIDKNGYKLGSLCVFDSKPRELNDSQLSALKSMANHVMLLFEERYSVKQLLKTQNELKERNEELKDFAGIVSHDLKAPLSNIMMIAGLLKKENQDILSEKSINYLSYLNEAGISLSRYIDGMLMFYKSDELVNQQHEDVSYVDMIEDVITMAVTKEDVLVTYAPEMDVSMHTSKAALQQILLNLVTNSVKYGDKAQTIIHVQMKEFDDHYTIQVEDNGRGIESDKLDSVFKLFYTASEQDRNGNKGTGIGLATTKRLLEHLEGTISIESEYGVGTSILMKFPKNIKRPAA, encoded by the coding sequence ATGATACCAGCACCTATACTTGCCGATGATAAACGACGTTTACAAGCGCTGGATAAATATGATTTGATCGATACGATGCCAGAGCAGGCTTATGACGATATTACAGCGGTAACTGCAAGTATATGTCAAGCTCCTATAGCATTAATTAATCTAGTCCATAAGGACAAAACCTTCTTCAAATCCCAATATGGTGTTGACTTGGGTTCTGCACCACGAGATATTTCGTTTTGTGCACATACTATTGTTCAAGAAGATGATGTGATGATTGTTACTGATGCTAGAGAAGATGAGCGGTTTAGGGACAATCCTTTTGTTACTAGTGGTACAGCAATTTTTTATGCTGGAGTTCCACTCATAGATAAGAATGGTTATAAGTTAGGTAGCTTATGTGTTTTTGATTCTAAACCTCGAGAACTTAATGACTCTCAATTAAGTGCTCTTAAATCCATGGCAAATCATGTCATGTTATTATTTGAAGAACGCTATAGCGTCAAACAATTACTTAAAACACAGAACGAACTTAAGGAGCGCAATGAGGAGTTAAAAGATTTTGCGGGTATTGTATCTCATGACCTTAAGGCGCCACTTTCAAATATCATGATGATTGCTGGATTGCTCAAGAAAGAGAATCAAGATATTTTAAGCGAGAAGTCTATTAATTATTTGTCCTATCTCAATGAAGCAGGAATTAGCTTGAGCCGTTACATAGATGGTATGCTAATGTTTTACAAGAGTGATGAGTTAGTAAATCAGCAACATGAGGATGTGAGCTATGTCGATATGATTGAAGATGTTATCACCATGGCAGTAACTAAGGAAGATGTTCTTGTCACTTATGCTCCAGAGATGGATGTATCCATGCATACCAGCAAGGCGGCATTGCAGCAAATTCTACTCAATCTAGTCACCAACAGCGTTAAGTACGGTGATAAGGCTCAAACGATCATCCATGTTCAAATGAAAGAATTTGACGACCACTATACTATCCAGGTAGAGGATAACGGGCGCGGTATCGAGAGTGACAAATTAGATAGCGTGTTTAAACTGTTCTACACAGCTTCTGAGCAGGATCGCAATGGAAATAAAGGAACAGGAATAGGTCTCGCAACGACTAAAAGATTATTGGAACATCTTGAGGGTACCATAAGCATCGAGTCAGAATATGGTGTTGGCACCAGTATCCTGATGAAATTTCCCAAGAATATCAAGCGACCAGCAGCCTAG
- a CDS encoding PepSY-like domain-containing protein, which produces MKNITILLALLFIATSASCQKSKKSEVPQAVQANFMSKYPGENDPDWKLDDHGYWESHFKIEGIKYRADFEANGAWVETETSISKKDLPEAIKSVIKDKYADRKITEVELVQHFSKGQFYDVEFKQKGKNMDVEFRSDGSIIEVN; this is translated from the coding sequence ATGAAAAACATTACGATTCTACTCGCATTATTATTTATTGCCACTTCTGCATCATGTCAAAAATCTAAGAAGAGCGAAGTTCCTCAAGCCGTACAAGCAAATTTCATGTCAAAGTATCCAGGAGAAAATGATCCGGACTGGAAACTAGATGATCACGGATATTGGGAATCGCACTTTAAAATTGAGGGCATTAAATACCGTGCAGACTTTGAAGCAAATGGTGCTTGGGTCGAGACGGAAACTAGTATTTCTAAAAAGGATTTACCAGAAGCCATTAAAAGCGTCATCAAAGACAAGTACGCAGACCGCAAAATTACAGAAGTTGAGTTGGTTCAACACTTCAGTAAAGGGCAGTTTTACGATGTGGAGTTCAAACAAAAAGGTAAAAATATGGATGTCGAGTTTAGGAGTGATGGCTCCATTATTGAGGTCAACTAA
- a CDS encoding PAS domain-containing sensor histidine kinase, whose translation MSVSQQKDNAQQGLNTIKGLFEHDHELSFKVFQHMPIGICVTNANGHFTDVNATYCDIYGYTREELIGNPFTMVVPDESQDQLVNLHERFLKDEYELTGRWTVYGKSKEKFEIITNAAFLKEYDTENDEEDIRKMTLVVRADELHRTIARLETSIEILERKLETQDLAHRLAEHDMRNRLATIVSVADILAKTDVDEKQMKWIETIKHIGIDTLQLLTSAKDYADMERGDYEPKIEEFDLIQSLETMTKDYKDLINRKKLKLTMKLDGEEVIPGETSLRIKADKFYLDHLFQNLLSNAIEASPKKERIKIKLNTDDVLLVHITNKGNIPKDVRENFFSKYVTSGKERGTGLGTYIAKMIAELHEGDITFITGNKKGTTITVRLPIKIVSKGEK comes from the coding sequence ATGTCTGTTTCTCAGCAGAAAGATAATGCCCAGCAAGGACTCAATACTATTAAGGGTCTATTTGAACACGATCATGAATTGTCCTTCAAGGTTTTTCAACACATGCCCATAGGTATTTGTGTTACTAATGCTAACGGTCATTTTACTGATGTTAATGCTACCTACTGTGATATCTATGGTTATACTCGTGAGGAACTTATAGGGAACCCGTTTACCATGGTGGTGCCTGATGAATCCCAGGATCAACTGGTAAATCTGCATGAGAGATTTCTTAAGGATGAATATGAATTGACTGGTCGATGGACTGTTTACGGTAAGTCCAAAGAGAAATTTGAGATCATCACAAACGCTGCCTTTCTCAAGGAATACGATACAGAAAATGATGAGGAAGATATAAGAAAGATGACTCTTGTAGTAAGGGCTGATGAGCTGCACAGGACCATTGCTCGACTTGAGACGTCAATAGAAATTCTAGAACGCAAATTAGAAACTCAAGATCTTGCACATAGACTTGCTGAACATGACATGCGCAATCGTCTAGCAACTATTGTGTCAGTAGCTGATATTCTTGCAAAGACTGATGTGGATGAGAAGCAAATGAAATGGATCGAGACCATCAAACACATAGGGATCGATACGCTACAATTGCTCACCAGTGCCAAGGATTATGCCGATATGGAGCGTGGTGATTATGAACCAAAAATTGAAGAATTTGATCTTATCCAATCCTTAGAAACGATGACTAAGGATTATAAAGATCTTATCAATCGCAAGAAGCTTAAGCTTACCATGAAGCTTGATGGCGAAGAAGTGATCCCTGGTGAAACATCGCTGAGAATCAAAGCAGATAAATTTTATCTAGATCACCTGTTTCAAAACTTATTAAGCAATGCTATCGAGGCATCGCCTAAAAAGGAGCGTATTAAAATCAAGTTGAATACTGATGATGTGCTTTTAGTCCACATCACTAATAAAGGGAATATTCCTAAAGATGTGCGCGAGAACTTTTTTAGTAAATACGTGACTTCGGGTAAGGAGCGTGGTACTGGTTTAGGTACTTATATCGCAAAAATGATTGCAGAGCTTCATGAAGGTGACATCACTTTTATAACTGGAAATAAAAAGGGTACGACGATAACCGTGCGCCTACCTATTAAAATTGTTTCTAAAGGTGAAAAATAA
- a CDS encoding GNAT family N-acetyltransferase has translation MNIVIANESHFKYAYIICETINKSAVERDTGIAKRTPEYITTKMQNGNAVIALDNQKFTGFCYIERWDHGKYVANSGLIVHHDYRGKGYAKLIKKKIFELSREKFPDAKIFGITTGLPVMKINYELGYQPTTFSELTTDDAFWKGCQTCKNFDVLTRTNRKMCLCTGMIYDPARSIPKPEKKVVTKSLHDRLQNIKKSILFKKDPTK, from the coding sequence ATGAATATTGTAATTGCAAATGAATCGCATTTCAAATATGCTTATATTATATGCGAGACCATCAACAAATCAGCGGTCGAGCGTGACACTGGTATCGCAAAGCGTACCCCAGAATATATTACTACCAAGATGCAAAACGGGAATGCCGTCATCGCTCTTGATAATCAAAAGTTCACGGGTTTTTGCTACATAGAGCGATGGGATCATGGCAAGTATGTAGCCAATTCTGGATTGATCGTACATCACGATTATCGTGGTAAAGGATATGCAAAACTGATCAAGAAAAAAATCTTTGAACTATCACGCGAGAAATTCCCTGATGCCAAAATCTTTGGGATTACCACGGGCTTACCGGTCATGAAAATCAATTATGAGCTAGGATATCAACCCACTACATTTTCTGAGTTGACTACAGACGATGCATTTTGGAAAGGCTGTCAAACGTGCAAAAACTTTGATGTACTTACACGTACCAATAGAAAGATGTGCTTGTGCACTGGTATGATATACGATCCAGCTAGAAGCATTCCCAAACCAGAAAAAAAGGTCGTGACAAAATCCCTGCATGACCGTTTACAAAACATAAAGAAATCCATTCTCTTTAAAAAAGATCCTACCAAATGA
- a CDS encoding argininosuccinate synthase yields MKKLVLAYSGGLDTSYCAVHLSKDLGYEVHAVSVNTGGFTIDEIAHIESNAYKMGVKTYENIDAVETFYDKIVKYLIFGNVLKNNTYPLSVSSERIIQAIEIINYANEIGATAIAHGSTGAGNDQVRFDMIFQTFAPDMEIITPIRDQKLSRQQEIEYLKLNGVDMNWEKSQYSVNKGLWGTSVGGAETLTSNKSLPESAYPSQLQEKEPKQIALSFTNGELTAIDDHVGESHHLIEQLNDVASAYAIGRDIHVGDTIVGIKGRVGFEAAASLILVKAHHLLEKHTLSKWQLQHKEYLSSFYGMHLHEGLYLDPVMRNIEAFLQSSQKSVTGKVFVTLKPYQFLLDGIESDFDLMNAGYGTYGEENKAWSADDAKGFIKIYSNAQKIYQQVNKGS; encoded by the coding sequence ATGAAAAAATTAGTTCTCGCATATAGCGGTGGTCTTGACACATCCTATTGTGCTGTTCACCTATCAAAAGATCTGGGCTATGAAGTCCATGCCGTTAGTGTCAATACAGGTGGTTTTACAATCGATGAAATCGCGCACATAGAATCCAATGCGTATAAAATGGGAGTAAAGACCTATGAAAATATTGACGCCGTTGAGACTTTCTATGATAAAATCGTTAAGTATTTGATTTTTGGCAATGTGCTTAAAAACAATACGTATCCATTATCAGTAAGTTCTGAGCGTATCATTCAAGCCATTGAAATCATTAATTATGCTAATGAAATTGGGGCCACGGCGATTGCCCACGGTTCTACCGGTGCAGGAAATGACCAGGTGCGATTTGATATGATCTTTCAAACTTTTGCACCAGATATGGAGATCATCACTCCAATACGTGATCAAAAGTTATCGCGACAGCAAGAAATTGAATACCTCAAGTTAAATGGTGTCGACATGAATTGGGAAAAGTCTCAGTATAGTGTCAACAAAGGTTTGTGGGGAACCAGCGTCGGCGGTGCTGAGACGCTCACTTCAAACAAGTCATTACCAGAATCTGCTTATCCATCGCAACTGCAGGAAAAGGAACCCAAACAAATAGCATTGAGTTTCACTAATGGCGAACTCACAGCTATTGATGACCACGTTGGCGAATCTCATCATCTCATTGAGCAGCTCAACGATGTCGCATCAGCTTATGCAATAGGACGTGATATTCATGTGGGCGATACCATTGTCGGTATTAAAGGTAGAGTAGGCTTTGAGGCTGCTGCTTCACTGATTCTGGTAAAAGCCCATCATTTGCTGGAAAAGCATACCTTGAGTAAATGGCAACTGCAACACAAGGAATACTTATCCAGTTTCTATGGGATGCATTTGCATGAAGGTCTTTATCTTGATCCGGTCATGCGCAACATTGAGGCGTTTTTACAAAGCAGCCAGAAAAGTGTCACAGGAAAAGTATTTGTTACCTTAAAACCTTATCAGTTTTTATTGGATGGCATTGAATCAGACTTTGATTTGATGAACGCTGGATATGGAACCTACGGTGAGGAAAATAAGGCATGGAGCGCTGATGATGCCAAGGGTTTTATAAAGATCTACAGCAATGCGCAAAAGATCTATCAACAAGTAAATAAGGGCTCATGA
- the argC gene encoding N-acetyl-gamma-glutamyl-phosphate reductase, giving the protein MIKAGIIGGSGFTAGELIRLLTHHPAVTIDFVFTTSKSGQSISDVHQDLYGIIDLAFTDQVNLNVDVVFLCLGHGNSSKFLETHHFSNQTIIIDLSNDFRLAADSVFQDRKFVYGLPELNSEEIENSKNIANPGCFATAIQQAILPLAVNEIIKTDVHVNAVTGATGAGASLSDTTSFVWRDNNFSNYKAFNHQHLDEIYQSITQLQSAFEQKVHFIPNRGNFSRGIFATVYTQYDGTLEDAQGVYKKYYKHAVFTHVSNKPIHLKQVVNTNNCILHLEKHGDQLLITSAIDNLLKGASGQAVHNMNLVFGLEEKLGLDLKASYF; this is encoded by the coding sequence ATGATTAAGGCAGGAATTATAGGTGGTAGCGGTTTTACTGCTGGTGAACTCATAAGGTTGTTGACCCATCATCCAGCAGTAACGATTGATTTTGTCTTCACAACTTCAAAATCAGGACAATCTATAAGTGATGTCCATCAAGATCTTTATGGTATAATCGACTTAGCGTTTACCGATCAAGTGAACCTTAACGTAGATGTGGTTTTTCTATGTCTGGGCCATGGTAATAGTTCTAAATTTTTGGAGACACATCATTTCTCAAACCAGACTATTATAATTGATTTGAGCAACGATTTCAGGTTAGCGGCAGACTCAGTTTTTCAAGACAGAAAATTTGTTTATGGACTACCTGAATTAAATAGTGAAGAAATTGAGAATTCAAAGAATATTGCAAATCCAGGTTGTTTTGCCACGGCAATACAGCAAGCGATATTACCACTGGCCGTAAATGAAATAATCAAAACAGATGTACATGTCAACGCTGTAACAGGTGCCACCGGTGCTGGAGCGAGCTTGTCTGATACCACAAGTTTCGTTTGGCGCGACAATAACTTCAGTAACTATAAGGCTTTTAATCATCAGCATCTAGATGAAATCTATCAATCTATAACTCAACTGCAATCTGCTTTTGAGCAGAAGGTTCATTTTATTCCTAATCGTGGTAATTTCTCCCGAGGGATTTTTGCCACGGTCTATACTCAATATGATGGTACGTTAGAAGATGCGCAAGGGGTTTATAAGAAATATTATAAGCATGCAGTTTTCACGCATGTGAGCAACAAGCCTATACATTTAAAACAAGTTGTGAATACAAATAATTGCATTCTTCATTTAGAAAAACACGGCGACCAATTGCTGATTACCAGCGCGATCGATAATTTATTAAAAGGTGCGTCAGGTCAAGCTGTTCATAATATGAATCTCGTTTTTGGACTTGAGGAGAAACTAGGTCTTGACCTTAAAGCAAGCTATTTCTAA
- a CDS encoding aspartate aminotransferase family protein: MGLFNVYPLFDITPVRAQDVYIYDKDDNEYLDLYGGHAVISIGHSHPTYVKRLSDQLDKIAFYSNSIQNPLQQQMADKLARLSGCHDYDLFLCNSGAEANENALKVASFATGKKKVIAFNNSFHGRTSAAVAVTDNPKIVAPINAQQEVIFCELGDVNAVEKALETGDVCCIIIETIQGVGGLDEATTSFFDLIVTLSRKHNCLIIADEVQSGFGRTGDFFAFQKHKWTPDLIPIAKGMGNGFPVGGVLIHHDIKASFGMLGTTFGGNHLACTAVNAVLDVIESENLMQKANDTSTYFLDQIKEIKEIKRVKGRGLMLGLEFDFPIAELRKDLILNHRIFTGNSKNPNLIRILPSLTVQQHHLDHFVTALKKALKTRTS; the protein is encoded by the coding sequence ATGGGACTTTTCAATGTATATCCGTTATTTGACATCACGCCAGTTCGTGCGCAAGATGTCTATATCTATGATAAAGACGATAACGAGTACCTAGATCTTTATGGCGGTCATGCTGTAATTTCCATAGGTCACTCGCATCCTACGTATGTAAAAAGACTTTCTGATCAACTCGACAAGATTGCTTTTTACAGTAATTCAATTCAAAATCCATTGCAGCAGCAAATGGCTGATAAGTTGGCACGCCTTTCTGGTTGCCATGATTATGATTTATTCTTATGTAATTCTGGAGCTGAGGCTAATGAAAATGCGCTTAAGGTCGCATCCTTTGCAACAGGCAAAAAGAAAGTGATTGCTTTTAACAACAGTTTTCATGGCCGGACCAGTGCGGCAGTTGCAGTTACTGATAACCCCAAAATTGTAGCGCCTATCAATGCACAGCAGGAAGTCATATTTTGTGAATTGGGTGATGTTAATGCCGTAGAAAAAGCGCTAGAAACAGGTGATGTTTGTTGCATTATCATCGAGACGATTCAAGGCGTTGGTGGACTCGATGAGGCTACTACTAGCTTTTTTGATTTGATAGTTACGCTTTCGCGAAAGCATAATTGTCTCATCATCGCAGACGAGGTACAGTCTGGATTTGGTAGGACAGGAGATTTCTTTGCCTTTCAAAAACACAAATGGACACCTGACTTAATACCAATTGCCAAAGGAATGGGCAACGGATTTCCCGTTGGTGGTGTGTTGATTCATCATGATATCAAAGCAAGTTTTGGGATGCTGGGAACGACTTTTGGCGGCAATCATCTGGCTTGTACTGCGGTAAACGCAGTGCTAGATGTGATAGAAAGCGAAAACCTAATGCAAAAAGCAAACGATACTTCTACTTACTTTCTTGACCAAATCAAAGAGATTAAAGAAATCAAACGAGTGAAGGGTCGTGGCTTGATGTTGGGATTAGAATTTGATTTCCCAATCGCAGAGCTACGTAAAGATTTGATTCTTAATCATAGGATTTTTACAGGGAATTCCAAAAACCCTAATCTAATACGCATATTACCGTCATTGACGGTACAACAACATCATTTAGATCATTTTGTAACAGCCTTGAAGAAAGCCTTAAAAACTAGAACCTCATGA